The genome window GGGGGAAAAAAGCCGCCCGATCTGCTCCTGCGTCATGCCGATACCCGTATCCTGCACGGAGAAGCGGACCATCGACCACAGGCTGTTTTTTTCCACGCATGAGACCGTGAGGCGGATGACGCCTTTTACCGGCGTGAATTTGCAGGCGTTGCCGAGAATGTTGGTCAGAATCTGCGAAAGGCGCAGCCCGTCGCCGATATATCGCGAGGCCAGCCCGTTTTCCAGGTGGACGAGCAGGTTTTGCTCCTTTTCGTCCGTTTTGGCGGAAGCCACGGTGCAGACATTCATAAGCAGCTTTTCCAGGCCGAACTCTTCCTCCACCAGCTCGAATTTGCCCGCTTCGATTTTGGACATGTCCAGGATGTCGTTGATAAGGCCGAGCAGGTGAGCCGAGGATGTGGTGATTTTGTTCAGGCAGTCGGTAACGGCCGCGCGGTCTTTCGCCTTTTTGGCGATGTAGACCATGCCGATGATGGCGTTGAGCGGCGTCCGGATTTCGTGGCTCATCCTGGAGAGGAACACGCTCTTGTGCCGGCTGGCTTCCTGGGCGGCTTCGTTGGACGCCTTAAGCTCGCCGATAAGGCGAATGAGGCTGGCCCGCATGGTTTCCAAGGCCCTGGCCATAATGCCGAATTCATCCTTGCGGACCAGCAGGGCCGGCTTCAGGGTCATATCGAAATTCTTTTCCGCAATGGCGGCCGCGAATTCGGTTTCCTCGGCAACAGCCCTCATGATGCCGGAAGCGAAATAATACCCGCTCGTCAGCAGAATAAGCACCGCCACGGCAATAATGGCCACAATAGTCATAAAAGCCGCGTCCGAGCTCTCTTTATTCTCAATATTGGTGAGGTTCGCCACATTCAAAACATGGGCGCTCAGCGTGTCCAGGGCCTCCATGAACTCATTCAGGGCAGGCAGCATAACCTCGTTGCTGTGCCTGTTGAACTCGGCTATCACGGCGTCATTGGTCGTCCGCAGGTCAAGCTCAAGAGCGTGTTTGTTCAATGCATGAAATTTTTGCCGCTTTTCAACCATTGCAACATATAGAAGATTTTCTGTCGGGCCCGAAAATTCAGTATTTTTATAGAGCATCAAAAGATCGTCATTGCTTTTATATAAAGCAATGACCTTGTCATGATTCGCTTGTATGGCATCAAGGTCTTTGTCCAACGCCATTTGCAGCATCAATGAATGCGCTTTCCAGAAGTTTGATTTGACTTCTTCAAGGTATAGGGCTGGTTTTGTTGTGTTTTCGTATTGAAATGTTATGTTGGTGGCGTTTCTCAGCATAAAGTAGCTGCCGATTCCCCCAATGGTGACAGTAACCAGAAGAGATATGCCGAGAAGACACAAAATTGTTTTACGAAAGCTCATAGACATATGCGACCTGTACTCAAGGGCTGCTGCTTGCCTGCGTCGGTATTCATCCCGTCCGTTTCCCGGGCAAGGGGGCACGCCCGTCCTCTCTCTGCGATGTTATGAAGGCTGTGATTTTATTATTCGTTTTACGGGTCGGTGTGATTTTATAATTCAAATCCGAAACGGTAAAGAGGGAATAGCGGGGGCAAAAGCCCCAACAAAAAAAGGGCTTACGACTATAATCGTAAGCCCCTATAATCTCTGGTCGGGATGAAAGGATTTGAACCTTCGACCCCTTGAACCCCATTCAAGTGCGCTCCCAGACTGCGCTACATCCCGAATCCGACCAACACCGGGTTTCCCCGTGTGAGAAAGACTGTTTATGCGCTAATGGGGGGGATGTCAACGGGAAATAGGGAGAAATTTTTCTTTTAGCCTCTACGCTTACGCTGCAATCCCCCCTTGCACTTCAAAGCCGAAAAGTCCCGGATACCTCAGGGCGAAAGACACGCAGGGCGGCGCTAGTCCCTGCGCGGCGTCTCAGCATATTCTTTCAAGCGGTCCGCGTCCAGAAGGCGCAGCTTTTTCTTGCTGTACTCTCCGATAATACCCTCGTCTCTAAGGCGCGCCATGGCCTTGTGCAGGGAACTCCTGTGCAGGCCCAGGTAAGAGGCCAACTCCAGCCGCGTCAGGCCGGGAGTGATGTCCTCCCCCGCCCTGTTGAAAAGATGCATGCTGTACAGCGCGCGGCAGACGTTGACGAACCCGTCGTACTGCTGCTGGCTGCAGAGTTGGAAATAAAAGGCCCGCATCTTTCTGCTGATTGATTCCAGAAGATTGAGAATCAGATCGGGATATTCGCGAATAAACTCTTCGTTGATGCGTTTCCTCGGCCAGAATACCGCTTCCGTATGCTCCATGCTGGTGAATGTGCCGCTTCCGGCATATTGCAGCATGGGCACTTCGTTGAACAGCGTGCCGCGCCCCAGATAAAACAGCACCTTGTCCGCGCCGCTGAGGGAAATATTGGACAGCCTGACGCCCCCCCGTCTGATGAGATACATGCCGGGGGCTTTTTCCGCGTCATGCCGGGAAATTATCGACTTCGGCGGGAACGTGACCGGAACGCCCAGATGAACGACTTTTTCCCAGGGGGTGTTGAGGTCAGTCATGATGATAGGCACATAGGACAGCGACTCCATGCTCGGCTCCGGGCGGAATACACACAGGGCGCGCCGCCCAGGGCATTCCGGAGTTTTTTGTTCGCCTTCCCCCGCGCCGGGCAGAAGAGCGCCGCCTTGTCCAGGCTTGCTCCGGCACAGGCTCCCTTCCTAATTGTTATGGCCCGTCAAGGTGTTCCCGTCAAGCAGATCCCGGCCGGCAACGTCAGTTTCTACAACCATGGCCCGCTGCATCGGCGGGTACTTTTTTTTAAAAAATGGCGTATAGGCGACATTTTTTATTTATCGGTTCGGTTAATAATGTAATTCGAAAAAACAGTGAAGCCTGGAAGATGTTTTCGCACGGCTTCGCGGCGGATTCTCACCCTCAACCTAAAGAGAGTTCAGAATGGCGCAAGACAGTGCGGCGCAACCATCCAGGGACGGCACCCCTGGGAAAAACCTCTGGTATTATACGGCTTCGGCCATTGGTCTTCTGATCGTTTTCGGCTTCGGCAGCCTGCCGCCGATTGCCCCCATTACTCCCATGGGCATGAAGGTGCTCGGCATTTTTCTGGGCATGATTTTCCTGTGGTCGTTCGTCAGCATCTTGTGGCCCAGCCTGCTGGGCATTGTGGCCCTGGCCATCTGCGGATACGCGCCTCTCCCGAAAATCCTGTGGATCTCCTTCGGCGATACGGTGCCGACGCTCGTGCTCTTTGCCATGGTTCTTTTCGGCGCGATCCAGCACGCGGGCGTCACCCGCTACATCAGCCGGTGGTTCCTGACCAGGAAGATCATCAACGGCAAACCCGTGGTTTTCAGCTTCGTCTTCATATACGCCACCTATGTGCTCGCCGCGCTGTCCGCCAACATCCTGCCGGCTCTTCTGTTCATGTGGGCCATCCTGTACGGCGTGCTTGATGACGTGGGGTACAAGAAAGGCGACAAGTACACCGCCATCATGGTCATCGGCACAATGTTCGGCGCCATTTCCGGCCAGGCCGCCAAACCCTTTACCGGCTCGGCCCTGATGATCGTCGGCGCGTACGAGAAAGCGGCCCAGACCCAACTGGACTATTTCCACTATATGCTGTTCGGCGTCATCATGAGTTCCCTCGGCATCCTTCTCTATGCGCTGCTGATCAAATTCGTGCTGAAGCCCGACATGTCCAAAATCCAGGACATCACCATTGAGCGCTTTGACAGGGAAAAGCTTCCGAACATGGACCTCAGGCAAAAGATCCTGATGGCGTCCCTGTTCGGCTATCTGATTATGGTGCTTTTGCCGAGCATCCTGCCCAAGAGCCTCGTTGGCGTGGCGTTTCTGGCAAAACTGGGGCCGCTCGGCATGGTGATCCTGTTCGTGGTGGGTCTCAGCCTCTTCAAGTATGACGATAAGCCCATCATTGACTTCAAGGAAATCGCCGGCCGGTATATCATCTGGGACGTCTATTTCCTGGTCTGTATGGCCATGGCCATTTCCACCGCCCTGACCGCCGGCGAGACCGGCATCGTCGGATTTTTGCAATGGAGCCTGGATCCGATCCTCGGCGGCCATTCCTTCTTCATGTTCTCGATAATCCTGGTGCTTTTCGGCATGGGCATCACCCAGCTTGCCAACAACGCGGTTATGGGCGTGCTCCTCATGCCGGTCATCAAGGCCTTCAGCGAGCAGGCCGGAGCCAACTTCGAGGCGGTGGCGGTCATGATCACATTCGCCATGCACATCGCCCTCCTGACGCCGGCGGCCTCCCCCTACGCGGCCATTCTTTACGGAAACAGGAACTGGATAAGCCAGAACGAAGTATTCAAGTACGGCCTGATACTGTTCGTGATGTCGGCCGCCTTGTTCGTCTTTGTCGGCATCCCGTGTATGAATTTGATTTATTAAACTTTCAAATACTCTTGGAGGTTGTTTATGACCATCGAATTAAAGAAAATTCCACATATCATTAACGAGCAGTACGCGGCTGAACAGAAAATGCTGGAGGAATGCAGGGCAGGGGCCTACACCTTGGAATCCCCGTACGTGAAGCTCAACCCGTATCTCATCGCCCCCCTGGCCGCGCTGGTCCATTTCAAAACGCCGGAAGCGACCGAAGCGGCGGTTTTCGTCAAGGGCAAGGAAACGGCCGGCGACATGCGTTTTACGTTCCCCGCGGCCACGGAGCATTATCTGCCGGTTTTCGGTCTGTATCCCGATGCCGCCAACCAGGTCGAGATAACGTT of uncultured delta proteobacterium contains these proteins:
- a CDS encoding putative Histidine kinase (Evidence 3 : Function proposed based on presence of conserved amino acid motif, structural feature or limited homology; Product type pe : putative enzyme), with product MSMSFRKTILCLLGISLLVTVTIGGIGSYFMLRNATNITFQYENTTKPALYLEEVKSNFWKAHSLMLQMALDKDLDAIQANHDKVIALYKSNDDLLMLYKNTEFSGPTENLLYVAMVEKRQKFHALNKHALELDLRTTNDAVIAEFNRHSNEVMLPALNEFMEALDTLSAHVLNVANLTNIENKESSDAAFMTIVAIIAVAVLILLTSGYYFASGIMRAVAEETEFAAAIAEKNFDMTLKPALLVRKDEFGIMARALETMRASLIRLIGELKASNEAAQEASRHKSVFLSRMSHEIRTPLNAIIGMVYIAKKAKDRAAVTDCLNKITTSSAHLLGLINDILDMSKIEAGKFELVEEEFGLEKLLMNVCTVASAKTDEKEQNLLVHLENGLASRYIGDGLRLSQILTNILGNACKFTPVKGVIRLTVSCVEKNSLWSMVRFSVQDTGIGMTQEQIGRLFSPFEQADAGISRQFGGTGLGLAICDKIVKLMSGDIRVESELGKGSNFIVTVRLKNSEQYERAALDACIDARRTRVMIVDKLEEVRGVFATLFNELHVAVATADSTDLAFRLLLESRECDPFNIIFLDWDTVGDEGETFVKKVKAEFGGQIIVVLVSASRFVEIEEKAVEAGVNRFLPKPVFPSAVINLVNEVMGAPAGQTALSPLDAGTFTDKRILLVEDNEMNREIAFAYMENAELTIDVAENGAEAVEKYLAAHGRYDLILMDVHMPIMDGYTATRRIRAEEANRGWQRRPVVAMTANAFKEDIASCLEAEMDDHLAKPMSVDSIMHILRKYLAGSAS
- a CDS encoding Di-/tricarboxylate transporter — its product is MAQDSAAQPSRDGTPGKNLWYYTASAIGLLIVFGFGSLPPIAPITPMGMKVLGIFLGMIFLWSFVSILWPSLLGIVALAICGYAPLPKILWISFGDTVPTLVLFAMVLFGAIQHAGVTRYISRWFLTRKIINGKPVVFSFVFIYATYVLAALSANILPALLFMWAILYGVLDDVGYKKGDKYTAIMVIGTMFGAISGQAAKPFTGSALMIVGAYEKAAQTQLDYFHYMLFGVIMSSLGILLYALLIKFVLKPDMSKIQDITIERFDREKLPNMDLRQKILMASLFGYLIMVLLPSILPKSLVGVAFLAKLGPLGMVILFVVGLSLFKYDDKPIIDFKEIAGRYIIWDVYFLVCMAMAISTALTAGETGIVGFLQWSLDPILGGHSFFMFSIILVLFGMGITQLANNAVMGVLLMPVIKAFSEQAGANFEAVAVMITFAMHIALLTPAASPYAAILYGNRNWISQNEVFKYGLILFVMSAALFVFVGIPCMNLIY
- a CDS encoding conserved hypothetical protein (Evidence 4 : Homologs of previously reported genes of unknown function) produces the protein MESLSYVPIIMTDLNTPWEKVVHLGVPVTFPPKSIISRHDAEKAPGMYLIRRGGVRLSNISLSGADKVLFYLGRGTLFNEVPMLQYAGSGTFTSMEHTEAVFWPRKRINEEFIREYPDLILNLLESISRKMRAFYFQLCSQQQYDGFVNVCRALYSMHLFNRAGEDITPGLTRLELASYLGLHRSSLHKAMARLRDEGIIGEYSKKKLRLLDADRLKEYAETPRRD
- a CDS encoding hypothetical protein (Evidence 5 : No homology to any previously reported sequences), which gives rise to MGFKGSKVQILSSRPEIIGAYDYSRKPFFCWGFCPRYSLFTVSDLNYKITPTRKTNNKITAFITSQREDGRAPLPGKRTG